One Peromyscus leucopus breed LL Stock chromosome 4, UCI_PerLeu_2.1, whole genome shotgun sequence genomic region harbors:
- the Srsf6 gene encoding serine/arginine-rich splicing factor 6, translated as MPRVYIGRLSYNVREKDIQRFFSGYGRLLEIDLKNGYGFVEFEDSRDADDAVYELNSKELCGERVIVEHARGPRRDRDGYSYGSRSGGGGYSSRRTSGRDKYGPPVRTEYRLIVENLSSRCSWQDLKDFMRQAGEVTYADAHKERTNEGVIEFRSYSDMKRALDKLDGTEINGRNIRLIEDKPRTSHRRSYSGSRSRSRSRRRSRSRSRRSSRSRSRSISKSRSRSRSRSKGRSRSRSKGRKSRSKSKSKPKSDRGSHSHSRSRSKDEYGKSRSRSRSRSPKENGKGDIKSKSRSRSQSRSHSPQPAPPSKARSMSPPPKRASRSRSRSRSRSRSSSRD; from the exons ATGCCGCGCGTCTACATAGGACGCCTGAGCTACAACGTCCGCGAGAAGGACATCCAGCGCTTTTTCAGCGGCTACGGCCGCCTCCTCGAGATCGACCTCAAAAATGG GTACGGCTTCGTGGAGTTCGAGGACTCCCGCGACGCCGACGACGCCGTTTACGAGCTGAACAGCAAGGAACTGTGCGGCGAGCGCGTGATCGTAGAGCACGCCCGGGGCCCGCGCCGCGACCGCGACGGCTACAGCTACGGAAGCCGCA GTGGTGGAGGTGGATACAGCAGTCGGAGAACTTCTGGCAGAGACAAATATGGACCACCTGTTCGTACAGAATACAGGCTTATTGTAGAAAATCTTTCTAGTCGCTGCAGTTGGCAGGACTTAAAG GATTTCATGCGGCAAGCAGGAGAGGTGACTTATGCAGATGCCCACAAAGAACGCACAAATGAGGGTGTAATTGAATTTAGATCCTACTCCGACATGAAGCGTGCTTTGGATAAACTGGATGGCACAGAAATAAATGGCAGAAATATTAGGCTTATTGAAGATAAGCCACGAACAAGCCATAGGCGCTCTTACTCTGGAAGTAGATCCAG ATCACGGTCTAGAAGACGGTCACGGAGTAGGAGTCGCAGGAGTAGCCGCAGTAGATCTCGAAGTATCTCAAAAAGTCGCTCCCG ATCTAGGTCGCGGAGCAAAGGTCGATCCCGGTCCCGCTCAAAAGGCAGGAAATCCAGATCAAAGAGCAAATCTAAGCCCAAGTCTGATCGGGGTTCCCATTCACACTCAAGAAGCAGATCTAAGGATGAGTATGGGAAGTCCCGAAGTAGGTCACGTTCTCGGTCCcccaaagaaaatggaaaaggcgATATAAAGTCAAAATCCAGATCCCGAAGCCAGTCTCGATCCCATTCACCTCAGCCTGCTCCACCTTCAAAGGCTCGTTCCATGTCCCCTCCGCCAAAAAGAGCTTCCAGGTCCCGTTCTAGATCTCGTTCAAGGTCCAGATCAAGTTCCAGAGATTAA